From a single Ignavibacteriales bacterium genomic region:
- a CDS encoding septal ring lytic transglycosylase RlpA family protein, with protein sequence MSICSRLIPHTFVFVSFGLLLAGCASSPRFAARSSPPEPRAERTPEQARTDEPKPSHNPTGKILLTLEGVASYYADDYHGKQTSNGEVFDMNELTAAHRTFPFGTKVRVTNLENKKNVVVRVNDRGPFKEGRIIDLSLAAAKELDLIRTGTAKAKLEVLEWGDGK encoded by the coding sequence TGAGTATTTGTAGCAGACTGATCCCCCATACCTTTGTGTTCGTTTCATTCGGGCTGCTGCTCGCCGGGTGTGCCTCGTCGCCCAGATTCGCCGCTCGCAGCTCACCTCCTGAGCCCCGGGCCGAGAGGACGCCGGAACAAGCAAGGACGGACGAGCCCAAGCCTTCCCATAACCCAACCGGAAAAATCCTCCTTACGCTCGAGGGGGTCGCGTCATACTATGCCGATGACTATCATGGGAAACAAACATCCAACGGAGAGGTCTTCGACATGAATGAACTGACCGCAGCGCACCGGACATTCCCGTTTGGGACGAAGGTCCGCGTCACAAATCTGGAGAACAAGAAAAATGTTGTCGTCAGGGTCAATGACCGCGGGCCTTTCAAGGAGGGGAGAATCATCGACCTCTCCCTGGCGGCCGCAAAAGAGCTGGACCTTATCAGGACGGGAACCGCAAAAGCAAAACTCGAGGTGCTTGAATGGGGCGACGGGAAATGA
- a CDS encoding DUF167 domain-containing protein, producing MKITVQVKPNARKDEVALREDGVYVVKVSVPPIEGRANERLIEILADYFKKPKRSIGILVGTRGKHKIVEIK from the coding sequence GTGAAAATCACGGTACAAGTGAAACCAAATGCGCGGAAAGACGAAGTCGCTCTTCGTGAAGACGGCGTATACGTTGTAAAGGTCTCTGTCCCCCCGATCGAGGGAAGGGCAAACGAGCGACTCATCGAAATCCTGGCCGATTACTTCAAGAAGCCCAAACGGTCTATCGGGATTCTGGTCGGGACACGCGGCAAGCACAAAATCGTGGAAATCAAATGA